The genomic stretch AATTTTATTTTCAGTTATATTTTGTAATTTAGAATTATTAAAATAAACGGTATTATTATAATCATAACAATTAGATGAATTTACTATTTTTGATTTATTTGTAATAGGATAGTTTTTATGTATTTCAGAATTTTCAAAACATCCACAAAATAATACAATAAAAATGAGAAATAGGAAGAATATTTTTATAGTTTTCATCTACCAAACCTCCTCTGCCTTCTCTGATATTCCCTAATAGCCCTTAAAAAATCTATCCTTCTAAATAATGGCCAGTATATATCGCAAAAATATAACTCTGAATAGGAACTCTGCCAAATTAAAAAATTGCTAATTCTCTCTTCTCCAGAAGTTCTAATAATTAAATCTGGATTTGGATATTCTAAATCAGCCGTGTATAGATGTTTATCTATTAATTCTTTGTCAATATCTTCTGGATTAATTTCTCCAATTTTAACTTTCCATGCTATATTTTTAACTGCGTCAATTATTTCCTGTTGTCCTCCATAGGCGATGGCGATATTTACAAAAAAATTGTTATAGTTTTTCGTTTTATCTTCAGCATATTTTATGGCTCTTTGAACATTTTCTGGTAATAAGTGAATTCTACCAATTGCTCTAACTCTAACTTTGTATTTGTGTATTTCTTTGTCATTAGCAATTTCATAAAACTTCTTTTCAAAGAGTTCCATAAGTTTATTAACCTCTTCCTTAGGTCTATTAAAATTTTCAGTAGAAAAAGCATATAAAGTAACTACTTTAATCCCCAATTCTCTCGCCCATTTTAAAACCTCTCTAACTTTCTCAGCCCCTAAGTAGTGCCCATAATATCTATCCTTCCCATAAATTTCAGCAGTTCTTCTATTACCATCCATAATTATGGCTATGTGTTTTGGTAAATTATCTTTATCAATAGATTCCTCTAATATTTTCTCGTAAATTTTTAAAATCTTTGACTTTTCCAAAAATTTATAAAAATCTAAAACTACCCTTTTACCAATACTCTTTAATTTTTTGGCTAATTTATAGTTATTTTTATTTTTTACATTAATTGAGCTATTTTTTGAATAAATCAAAACTTTCACCTGCTAAAAATTTGACAGCATTATAATATCTCATCCAATTAGCATTTCTACTCGTATCTATAAAGTTTATATTTTTATCTGATAAAATAACGGCTCCATACCCTGGAACTTTGCAAATTAATCCTAAGCATCTAAAAATAAGATTTCCAGAAATTCCATCAATACCTATAATAATATTGCAATCATCCTTTAAATATTCTTCTATTAATATACCTTTATGTATTATATTAAACTTACCTTTAAAATACTCTAAGATTTTTTCAGCTTCGTATATAGTTTCATCTACTATTTTGTTTCTACCTAAGTCAGTTAATCTTCCACCAGAAAGTAAAGCAACTTTTGGCACAATATTGTAGGATTTTAAAAATTTGGAGGAGAGTTCAATAATCTTTATTTTATCTTTTATTCTTTCTTCTTTATTTTCAGATATATCATCAATGCCAACTGGTGAAAGTAAAAAAATATTGTTTGTGAAAGGGTTTTTTAAAATAGATGCTCTATAAAATTTTCCTATTTTTTCTCTTAAATATGGAATAACTTTTGATGAAGACAAAGAACCCCTAACAGCTCCTTTCAATTCTTTTGATAATAATTTATCTACTAAGTCTTTTGGATTATCAATTAACTCAACATCAATTCCCTCCTCTTTTAATTTATTGTATGCTTTTAAAATTTCTTTTTTATTTTCTTCCCCTAAACCTATCGCATACATAGTTATCACTTTAAAACTCCACTTCAATACCTAAAATATCTCTCTTCCCTTTTAAAATATCTTCTGCTATTAACGCCCCTCCAATTGCTCCACTCTCTCCATATAAAACATATATTTTATATTCAACAAATTCTTTAATTCTTTTAGGAATGTTTATAGGCTCTTTGAGAGTTCCAATAGATCCTGCTAAAACAACTCTCCTTTTGTTTTTATCTAACAAAGGTAATAAACTGTTAATTTCCATAGAAACACTTAAAATTAAACTATCAATAGCCAATTTACAATTTTCATCAGTAAAATAATTTTTAATGATTTCTTCTTTTGTATTTTCTACACCTTTGTAAAGTTTTGCTATTTTAACAACTCCTGCCTTTGAAAAAGCCTCATTTGCAGTTATTTTTTTACTATCTATATCTCTTATCATCTCTAAATCTATAGGGCCGTGTAAAATACCTAATGCCCCTACACAGGCATCAAACCCTCCAAAAATTTTGCCATCTTTTATTAGCAAAGTTACAGTATTTGATGAAATGTCTGACAAAACAAAATCATTAAATCCAAATAATTTGTGAGCATAATAGGAAATTGAAACTTTCTCTGGAGAGGCGATGTGGGAATATAACGCTCTAAATCTTCTATCTAAGCACCCTATTCCTCTATGTAGCCCTGGAATAACTACTGTTGGAATATTTGATTCTTTAATTTCATCATAAACTTTTGTTCCTCCTCCAATCTTTTCTCCAGCCCCTTCTATGCTTAAAACTCCTCTGTTTTTAACTTTTTCTATTGGTAGAATTTTATTTATACCATCTCCCATTGAGTAAGTTAAAGCAATCAAATCAATATCCTCCAAAGGCACATATTTTTTTAACTCATCTAAATAAGATTTTTCTTTTAATTCACTCCTTTTTAATTTGAATATTATTTTTTTGTGATTATTTTTTATACATGTTGTAATTCCAGATGTTCCGTGATCTATGCCTACTGTTATCATACTCTCCACCTTATGTTCATTAATATAAATTAACATAAATTTTATATAGTTAAGTAGTTTAATTACCTCTGGGGATGAGTATGGAGAAATTAGACATTTTAATGTCAATATTTTTAATAATAATATTTTTGTTCATATTTTTGCCAATAATTTATATGTTAACACATCCTGGAAACTTAGGAGTATTGTTAGATAATGAAGTTATAGATGCATTTAAAACGACATTGTTAGCTGGGGCTGTAGCAACATTAATAGCCTTAATCTTTGGAATTCCTACTGGGTATATTTTGGCAAGATACGATTTTAAATTTAAAAATTTTGTTGAGGCTGTTTTAGACTTACCTATGGCAATTCCCCATAGCGTTATTGGGATTTTAATATTATCTTTCATCTATGGAGTTGATGTAATAAAGTTTATTGGAAATTATGTTGTTGATAACTTTTTTGGAATAGTTATTGTTTATCTATTCGTAGGAATTCCTTTTATGGTTAATAGTATAAGAGATGGGTTTTTAAATGTAGATGAAGAAATTGAATATGTGTCAAGAACTTTGGGAGCTTCAAAAGTTAGAACATTTTTTGAAATTTCCCTACCATTAATAAAAAATAATATTATTTCTGGAGTAATTTTAAGTTTTGCAAGAGGAATTAGTGAAGTTGGAGCATTATTAATAATTGCTTATTATCCAAAAACTGTTCCAGTTTTAATATTGGAGAGATTTATGAGTTTTGGTTTAAATGCATCGAAACCAATATCTGCTGGAATGATTGTAGTTAGCATTATTTTGTTTGCAATACTTAGAATGCTAAGAAAACAGAGAATAAAAAATACTGGATAAAATAAAAATTAAAAAATTAATAGGGATAAAGATGCTTAAAGTTTGTAATCTATCAAAGATTTGGAAAGATTTTAAATTGAAAAATGTTTCTTTTGAAATAGGTAATGAATACTGCGTAATTTTAGGACCAAGTGGTGCGGGAAAGTCAGTTCTTATAAAATGCATTGCAGGGATTCTAAAGGTAGATTCTGGAAGGATTATATTAAACGGTAGGGATATAACAAACTTACCTCCAGAAAAAAGAAATGTTGGATACGTTCCTCAAAACTATGCATTATTTCCAAATAAAAATGCATATAAAAATATTGCTTACGGTTTAATAATAAGGAAAGTTGATAAGTTAGAGATTGATAGAAAAGTTAAAGAAATTGCAGAGTTTTTAAATATATCTCATCTATTAGATAGAGATGTTAAAACATTGAGTGGAGGAGAGCAACAAAGAGTATCTTTAGCGAGGGCGTTAGTATTAAATCCATCTATTTTACTCTTAGATGAGCCAACTTCTGCATTAGACATTAGAATCAAAGAAAGCATAATATCAGAACTAAAAAAAATAAAAGATATTCCTGTTTTGCATATAACTCATGATTTAGCAGAGGCAAGAACATTGGGAGAAAAAGTAGGCATATTTATGGACGGAGAACTCATAGCCTTTGGAGATAAGGATATATTAAAAAAACCTAATAATAGAAAAGTAGCAGAGTTCTTAGGATTCAATGTAATAGATAATGAGGCAATATCTCCTGAAGATGTAATTATAAAAAATGGAAATGATGGAATAGTTATAAATGTTATTGACTATGGAAAGTATAAAAAGGTGTTCATTAAATATAAAAATTACTTAATCAAGTCATTTACAGAAATGGATTTAAATATTGGTGATAGAGTAGGTTTAGAGTTTAGAAATAAGATAAAATTATCTTCATAAGAAATAAGGTGATAGTGTGATAGTAGTTTCAGGAAGTCAGTCGCAAAATTTAGCTTTTAAAGTATCTAATCTTTTAGATACTAAATTAACAAGAGTAGAGTATAAAAGATTCCCAGATAATGAAATTTATGTTAGAATTGTAGATGAGATAGATGATAATGAAGCAGTAGTAATAAACACGCAAAAAAATCAAAATGATGCGATAATAGAGACTATTTTATTGTGCGACGCTTTGAGAGATGAAGGCGTTGAAAAAATAACTTTAGTAGTTCCTTATTTGGCGTATGCAAGGCAAGATAAAAAATTCAATCCTGGAGAGGCAGTAAGTATTAGAGCTTTGGCAAAAATATATTCAAACATAGCAGACAAATTAATAACTATAAATCCTCATGAAATACATATAAAGGACTTTTTTACAATTCCTTTTGTTTATGGAAACGCTATTCCTAAATTGGCAGAGTATGTTAAAGATAAGTTAAATAATCCAATTGTTTTAGCCCCAGACAAAGGAGCATTAGAATTTGCCAAAACAGCCTCAAAAGTATTAAATGCTGAATATGACTACTTAGAAAAAACGAGATTATCTCCAACTGAGATTCAAATATCTCCAAAAACCTTAGATGTTAATAATAGGGATGTGTTAATTATAGATGATATTATCTCAACTGGAGGAACAATGGCGACTGCGGTTAAATTATTAAAAGAGCAGGGTGCTAAAAAAATAATCTCTGCCTGCGTTCATCCATTATTAATTGGAGATGCGTTAAATAAACTTTACTCATCAGGTGTTGAGGAAGTTGTTGGAACAGATACATATTTATCAGAGGTAAGTAAAGTTAGCGTTGCAGATGTTATCGTTGATTTGTTATAAATTTTTTATTTCTTTTTTTATTTTATTCTATTTTGAGTTCTTAGAGTTCTCTTCATTTTTCTTAAGTTAAATGGACAATCTTTTTCACAGTTTTTGCACATAACATTAAAATACATCCCAAAAAACATTGTTAAACTCAATATAAAAATTCCCTCATAAACAAGGTTGTATCTTAGCCCATATATCCCGGTAAAAACAAATCCAAAGAATCCCAACACAACAACGAATTTTTGCCAGAGTTTAAATCCATTTTGATCTATTACCTCTTCATTCATGATAATTACCTCTCACAATTAACAAAATAAAAGATCTACTCTATTCCATAGATCTCTGTTTGTGTATTAATTTCCTACCATATATCCAATACCAATATACCAATATTGAAAAAGCATCTAATTGCATAATACCACATACTTTGATTTCTTTTTATAGTAAATTTAATCTTTTTTATAAAAATCCTACAAACTTACCCAAGCAGTAGAAAACACCGATTGAGGCCCCTATATTAGAGAGAGTAGCCACTAACAAAACTTTAAATAAATTGTTGTTAAAAAGTTCTTTAATTGATTCAGCATTTAGTAAGCCAACTATATCCTTATCAGTTATTTCTCTATACTTTAACTCTACAAGTCCAGCAATAGTTCCAACAGCCGCTAAGGGTAGTGGGATTAAAGTAGTTATAGGTGCTGAAAGAAATGCTATCAATGCTGTTATTAGCTTACCTCTCGCTAAAAGAACGCCTAAAGCAGACAATCCACCAGTAAATAATACCCATTGAAATGTTATCATCTTTAATAACTCTGGATTATTAAATGCATAGTATATAGCATATAAAAATATTAAAAATATAGTAAATGAAATTCCATAAGTTAAAATCTTTGTAAATCTTTTATTTTTTCTCTTTACTTTTGTTAATTCATATATATCAATATCTTCTCCATTTTCAAGTTGTTTTAAATATCTTATAACTCCTTCAACATGCCCAGCCCCAATTACGGCAACGATTGAATTTTTACCTTTGCTAAGTTCAAATAACTCCTTAGCCATATATCTATCTCTCTCATCTACTAAAACCTCATATATAGTTGGAGAAATATCTTTTAACATCTTTGTAAATTTTTCTGGATTTTTAACCATCTCATTTAGTAAATTTTCATTAAGTTCCAAATTTTCCCCTTCAGTGTTTAATAAGT from Methanocaldococcus lauensis encodes the following:
- a CDS encoding ATP-binding cassette domain-containing protein, giving the protein MLKVCNLSKIWKDFKLKNVSFEIGNEYCVILGPSGAGKSVLIKCIAGILKVDSGRIILNGRDITNLPPEKRNVGYVPQNYALFPNKNAYKNIAYGLIIRKVDKLEIDRKVKEIAEFLNISHLLDRDVKTLSGGEQQRVSLARALVLNPSILLLDEPTSALDIRIKESIISELKKIKDIPVLHITHDLAEARTLGEKVGIFMDGELIAFGDKDILKKPNNRKVAEFLGFNVIDNEAISPEDVIIKNGNDGIVINVIDYGKYKKVFIKYKNYLIKSFTEMDLNIGDRVGLEFRNKIKLSS
- the mtxX gene encoding methanogenesis marker protein Mmp4/MtxX; its protein translation is MYAIGLGEENKKEILKAYNKLKEEGIDVELIDNPKDLVDKLLSKELKGAVRGSLSSSKVIPYLREKIGKFYRASILKNPFTNNIFLLSPVGIDDISENKEERIKDKIKIIELSSKFLKSYNIVPKVALLSGGRLTDLGRNKIVDETIYEAEKILEYFKGKFNIIHKGILIEEYLKDDCNIIIGIDGISGNLIFRCLGLICKVPGYGAVILSDKNINFIDTSRNANWMRYYNAVKFLAGESFDLFKK
- a CDS encoding TraB family protein, with the protein product MKHIRIFNGVNECDIYLIGTAHVSKDSVKEVEEVITNLNPDGVAVELDYKRFLSLISEENKKIDIKKVLKEGNFIKFFVYLILANSQKKIGESFGINPGSEMKKSIEIAQKNGIPIYLIDREIDITLSRLLDKMSFREKIKILLDLLNTEGENLELNENLLNEMVKNPEKFTKMLKDISPTIYEVLVDERDRYMAKELFELSKGKNSIVAVIGAGHVEGVIRYLKQLENGEDIDIYELTKVKRKNKRFTKILTYGISFTIFLIFLYAIYYAFNNPELLKMITFQWVLFTGGLSALGVLLARGKLITALIAFLSAPITTLIPLPLAAVGTIAGLVELKYREITDKDIVGLLNAESIKELFNNNLFKVLLVATLSNIGASIGVFYCLGKFVGFL
- the uppS gene encoding polyprenyl diphosphate synthase; protein product: MGKRVVLDFYKFLEKSKILKIYEKILEESIDKDNLPKHIAIIMDGNRRTAEIYGKDRYYGHYLGAEKVREVLKWARELGIKVVTLYAFSTENFNRPKEEVNKLMELFEKKFYEIANDKEIHKYKVRVRAIGRIHLLPENVQRAIKYAEDKTKNYNNFFVNIAIAYGGQQEIIDAVKNIAWKVKIGEINPEDIDKELIDKHLYTADLEYPNPDLIIRTSGEERISNFLIWQSSYSELYFCDIYWPLFRRIDFLRAIREYQRRQRRFGR
- a CDS encoding methanogenesis marker 12 protein encodes the protein MITVGIDHGTSGITTCIKNNHKKIIFKLKRSELKEKSYLDELKKYVPLEDIDLIALTYSMGDGINKILPIEKVKNRGVLSIEGAGEKIGGGTKVYDEIKESNIPTVVIPGLHRGIGCLDRRFRALYSHIASPEKVSISYYAHKLFGFNDFVLSDISSNTVTLLIKDGKIFGGFDACVGALGILHGPIDLEMIRDIDSKKITANEAFSKAGVVKIAKLYKGVENTKEEIIKNYFTDENCKLAIDSLILSVSMEINSLLPLLDKNKRRVVLAGSIGTLKEPINIPKRIKEFVEYKIYVLYGESGAIGGALIAEDILKGKRDILGIEVEF
- a CDS encoding ribose-phosphate diphosphokinase — protein: MIVVSGSQSQNLAFKVSNLLDTKLTRVEYKRFPDNEIYVRIVDEIDDNEAVVINTQKNQNDAIIETILLCDALRDEGVEKITLVVPYLAYARQDKKFNPGEAVSIRALAKIYSNIADKLITINPHEIHIKDFFTIPFVYGNAIPKLAEYVKDKLNNPIVLAPDKGALEFAKTASKVLNAEYDYLEKTRLSPTEIQISPKTLDVNNRDVLIIDDIISTGGTMATAVKLLKEQGAKKIISACVHPLLIGDALNKLYSSGVEEVVGTDTYLSEVSKVSVADVIVDLL
- the wtpB gene encoding tungstate ABC transporter permease WtpB, which translates into the protein MEKLDILMSIFLIIIFLFIFLPIIYMLTHPGNLGVLLDNEVIDAFKTTLLAGAVATLIALIFGIPTGYILARYDFKFKNFVEAVLDLPMAIPHSVIGILILSFIYGVDVIKFIGNYVVDNFFGIVIVYLFVGIPFMVNSIRDGFLNVDEEIEYVSRTLGASKVRTFFEISLPLIKNNIISGVILSFARGISEVGALLIIAYYPKTVPVLILERFMSFGLNASKPISAGMIVVSIILFAILRMLRKQRIKNTG